In Sphingobacterium zeae, one genomic interval encodes:
- a CDS encoding OmpA family protein, with product MAKKGVKRIDVLPGTPLISKNSSVIVIPAATAIKFQVAEWFPGTSEAEKKGEVFWIRQSENRGVDYFKQKKKFNDYSLSIPKSLAGGTRFYLEASLTGFKDKEITGVFVRAYAPYRVVKSYWKENTPSNNLQIHNGNPTQFNRPLLLNLVMEGVNDYECIVEIYNCEANLFSATDDQLVGTYTRTVKNGELNLEIAASETMRWKTKMGFKKPKERFYIMIRVKGQKGYIKDTTPKEDIRHAVHLYILNQVGVWLEPVMPKTNKVVTVNENEAKPQKNDHCKFQTISVHDREKVTILFNEKDPKTFAVAEKNYRFSFDLFYGTDQYEVPQESKAILNNIVKFLKNNPQISAKVESFADIRNTHEYNQNLTDKRANRILSYLYTNGVSNRLTVGSYGESKAKQFQYLTNEDRPIHKINRKTAISFDLKNLKRIFYNTILPNMEQQTDLSIYIKGFDTAGCLFKGDKKHDKNKAKYLELVNVNQSREAVKDISISGEKLNIKVFSFEAGMFPTQIALTPNRYELRINSCAYFPDKSQTTVVVNAFTDAVWIIHAVYDYTGKYPLNCRGTAVDTPIVIGVAGLMEKAQPYIDLYLKVLAYFPMMGPLHGELLKLVIEYFKSEAEMYGLGYGKKWNFSGGKFGKEESYAQGNQDLVEKGILTLTILVMIVEIIIAVLTMGESAATKLPKLKKLAKGIKKVQDAGKKVTDLGFDFIFPKVAFTYGSYLEKVNKIVHFVTQFNIKADPVIGIKFAKKLELKDLLANSFIQNDKDLADSLEKEKINRDDLLKDNLKKTARNKLAGKLTDGIGEGFQTLLDEAGVDAKISIFFSGEIKQEYQLKVSAPASYEQYDGKVEVKNQLVSGFNNSAGKSIGESSIKMKGELEAKGRVYLVGCVPIDPFSAQRYFGNFATRIDAFLSASMESHFNHTRTWSAGDREGLYYQDTIYFSGIKGSVQLGVDSNRGDDDTWDVANKKANLINTEFNLFGEHTFKMPKIQFL from the coding sequence ATGGCAAAGAAAGGTGTAAAGAGAATTGATGTACTCCCCGGAACTCCGCTAATAAGCAAGAACAGTTCGGTCATTGTGATACCCGCCGCTACAGCTATCAAGTTTCAGGTAGCAGAATGGTTTCCGGGAACATCTGAAGCCGAAAAAAAAGGTGAAGTATTCTGGATCAGGCAATCGGAAAATAGAGGTGTGGATTATTTTAAGCAAAAGAAAAAATTCAACGACTATAGTTTATCAATTCCAAAGAGCTTGGCGGGGGGTACGCGGTTTTATTTGGAAGCGAGTTTAACCGGCTTTAAAGATAAGGAAATTACTGGGGTATTTGTTCGCGCTTACGCGCCCTATCGCGTGGTGAAATCCTATTGGAAGGAAAACACACCGAGCAACAATCTACAGATTCATAATGGCAATCCCACACAATTCAACCGTCCGCTACTGCTCAATCTTGTTATGGAAGGTGTCAATGATTATGAATGTATCGTGGAGATTTATAATTGTGAGGCAAACCTGTTTTCAGCCACCGATGATCAGCTCGTAGGTACCTACACACGAACTGTAAAAAATGGCGAGTTAAATCTGGAGATTGCTGCTTCGGAAACCATGCGATGGAAAACAAAAATGGGATTTAAGAAACCCAAAGAACGCTTTTACATTATGATCAGGGTTAAAGGGCAGAAGGGATATATTAAAGATACCACACCTAAAGAAGATATACGGCATGCAGTACATCTGTATATTCTCAACCAGGTCGGCGTTTGGCTAGAACCCGTGATGCCAAAGACCAATAAAGTTGTCACAGTAAATGAGAATGAAGCCAAGCCGCAGAAGAATGACCACTGTAAATTTCAGACAATCAGTGTTCATGATCGCGAAAAGGTGACGATTTTATTTAACGAGAAAGACCCGAAGACTTTCGCTGTAGCGGAAAAGAATTATCGCTTTTCATTTGATCTTTTTTACGGCACGGATCAGTATGAAGTGCCGCAGGAGTCAAAAGCTATATTGAATAATATTGTAAAATTCTTAAAAAATAATCCCCAGATATCTGCGAAGGTTGAGTCCTTTGCAGATATACGTAATACCCATGAATATAATCAAAACTTAACCGATAAGCGTGCTAACCGCATCTTGAGCTACCTGTATACCAATGGAGTAAGCAATCGTTTGACAGTAGGTTCGTATGGTGAATCAAAAGCCAAACAGTTCCAGTATTTGACGAATGAAGACCGCCCGATACATAAAATTAACCGTAAGACGGCGATTTCCTTTGATCTGAAAAATCTCAAACGTATTTTTTATAATACTATTCTCCCTAATATGGAGCAGCAGACCGATCTGTCTATTTATATAAAAGGCTTCGATACGGCGGGATGCTTATTTAAGGGCGATAAAAAGCATGATAAGAATAAAGCCAAATACCTTGAATTAGTCAACGTCAATCAAAGCCGCGAAGCGGTTAAGGATATCAGTATTTCAGGTGAAAAGCTGAATATAAAAGTGTTTTCGTTTGAAGCAGGTATGTTTCCTACTCAGATCGCATTGACTCCAAATCGGTATGAATTACGCATCAATTCCTGTGCTTATTTTCCAGACAAATCGCAGACTACTGTTGTCGTAAATGCATTTACGGACGCGGTATGGATTATACACGCAGTATATGATTATACCGGGAAATATCCTTTGAACTGCCGCGGGACTGCAGTGGATACGCCGATTGTTATTGGTGTAGCGGGGTTGATGGAAAAGGCACAGCCGTATATCGATCTCTATCTTAAGGTGCTGGCGTATTTTCCAATGATGGGACCCCTGCATGGTGAACTTTTGAAATTGGTGATCGAGTACTTTAAGTCCGAGGCTGAGATGTACGGTTTAGGCTATGGAAAAAAATGGAATTTTAGCGGAGGTAAATTTGGGAAAGAAGAAAGCTATGCGCAAGGTAATCAGGATCTGGTTGAAAAAGGGATATTGACGCTCACCATTTTGGTTATGATTGTCGAAATAATTATAGCGGTATTGACAATGGGAGAATCTGCAGCGACAAAACTTCCAAAGCTTAAAAAATTGGCTAAGGGAATTAAGAAGGTGCAAGATGCCGGAAAGAAAGTCACCGACCTCGGATTTGATTTTATATTTCCGAAAGTTGCATTTACCTATGGCTCATACCTCGAAAAAGTGAACAAAATTGTTCATTTTGTCACACAATTTAATATCAAAGCAGACCCTGTGATCGGAATAAAGTTTGCTAAGAAATTGGAATTAAAAGATTTATTGGCAAACTCCTTTATACAAAATGATAAAGATCTAGCCGATTCTTTAGAAAAAGAAAAAATAAATCGCGATGATTTGTTAAAAGATAATTTGAAAAAAACTGCTCGAAATAAATTAGCTGGTAAACTAACGGATGGTATAGGTGAAGGATTTCAGACATTATTAGATGAAGCAGGTGTAGACGCTAAAATCAGTATTTTCTTTTCAGGAGAAATTAAACAGGAATACCAGCTAAAAGTGTCCGCACCTGCTAGCTACGAGCAATATGATGGCAAGGTCGAGGTGAAAAATCAGCTCGTTTCTGGTTTTAATAACAGTGCCGGTAAGTCGATCGGTGAATCTTCCATTAAAATGAAAGGCGAATTAGAAGCAAAAGGTAGAGTTTACTTGGTCGGCTGCGTACCTATAGATCCTTTTTCTGCCCAGCGTTATTTTGGGAATTTCGCTACCCGTATCGATGCTTTTCTTTCTGCAAGTATGGAATCTCATTTTAATCATACACGCACTTGGAGTGCAGGCGATCGCGAGGGGCTTTATTACCAAGATACGATTTATTTTTCGGGTATTAAAGGCAGTGTGCAGTTGGGTGTGGATTCCAATCGTGGAGATGATGACACATGGGATGTTGCCAATAAAAAGGCTAATCTCATCAATACTGAATTTAATTTGTTTGGTGAACACACATTTAAAATGCCAAAAATTCAATTTTTATAA
- a CDS encoding DUF4280 domain-containing protein, protein MAEKHVVVQGAECMCKFGTSPDKLKVLKNSKEFVNDKNATKKSIASTVDLGATFEKNMFGSCSKLNNKPCNAVVSEWSNYYQDIILKNGGKILLEDSKGACPIGGKDCISIVQHGQKAEPSDENKKNANENVQSQLNPMEIPDELSTTSQEEVIDA, encoded by the coding sequence ATGGCAGAAAAACATGTAGTCGTACAGGGTGCCGAATGTATGTGTAAATTCGGTACCAGCCCTGATAAATTAAAAGTATTGAAGAATTCCAAGGAATTTGTAAACGATAAAAATGCCACAAAAAAGAGTATCGCGAGTACGGTAGATCTAGGTGCCACGTTTGAAAAGAACATGTTTGGATCTTGTTCCAAGCTGAATAACAAACCTTGCAATGCAGTGGTATCCGAATGGTCCAATTATTACCAAGATATTATTTTAAAAAATGGAGGAAAGATACTTTTGGAAGATTCCAAAGGGGCTTGCCCTATAGGTGGAAAAGACTGTATATCCATTGTGCAACATGGACAGAAGGCTGAACCGTCTGATGAGAACAAAAAAAATGCAAACGAGAATGTACAGAGCCAGTTAAATCCAATGGAGATACCTGATGAGCTTTCTACAACAAGTCAAGAAGAGGTTATTGATGCTTAA
- a CDS encoding T6SS phospholipase effector Tle1-like catalytic domain-containing protein has product MANVEFKEYNPPPRNTPKQYSVTIDIFFDGTKNNKNNTDARRTGHSSFAKYGKSDDESSYQNDWSNVARLWENCTNANRLYIEGIGTTDRQKDSTMGYAFGSGFTGIRFKVRKGCEQSADIIKREFEANAGKVLRQIIFNVYGFSRGAAAARNFVYEIGKAAYKGRKVEAEGITAYYDGDNMPAREEMPAGGHLGYALKLKGINLNPAHVIVNFLGIFDTVASYSELPIPRFSNDIAELNLNTLGKAQHVVHFTARDEMRENFSLTRTPKGIEKDLPGVHSDIGGSYLSGPEIKQEIETAMLRGTLERLRDRLIADGWYKPGELTITDGWYWALRGEKRMVHKEYSFIPLHFMGQFGKDNSAALDRGKMEAKYSISGHALLQSTKSKLSAYVFNGAAYPYGGKQLTSANLNELKALRYGYFHRSARREGIGMDPNNNWQRVELK; this is encoded by the coding sequence ATGGCAAACGTTGAATTTAAGGAATATAATCCACCGCCAAGGAATACGCCTAAGCAATACAGCGTGACGATTGATATATTTTTTGACGGCACAAAAAATAACAAAAACAATACGGATGCTCGCCGGACGGGGCATAGTTCCTTCGCCAAATATGGAAAGTCAGACGATGAGTCCAGCTACCAGAATGACTGGTCTAATGTAGCGCGGCTTTGGGAGAATTGTACCAATGCCAACCGGCTCTACATTGAGGGAATAGGAACCACCGACCGCCAAAAGGACTCGACTATGGGCTATGCATTTGGTTCGGGTTTTACGGGTATCCGTTTTAAGGTGCGTAAAGGATGTGAACAATCCGCTGATATCATTAAAAGAGAGTTTGAGGCAAATGCGGGTAAAGTGCTTCGGCAGATTATTTTTAATGTGTACGGCTTTAGCCGCGGTGCGGCGGCAGCCCGCAATTTTGTCTACGAGATCGGCAAGGCAGCCTATAAGGGCCGAAAGGTAGAGGCCGAGGGAATAACGGCTTATTACGACGGTGATAATATGCCTGCTCGCGAGGAAATGCCTGCAGGAGGGCACCTTGGCTATGCCTTGAAGCTTAAAGGGATTAATTTAAACCCTGCTCATGTGATTGTTAATTTCCTCGGCATTTTTGATACGGTTGCTTCCTATTCTGAGCTTCCGATACCGCGCTTTTCTAACGATATCGCAGAACTCAATCTCAATACGCTCGGAAAGGCACAACATGTGGTGCATTTTACGGCCCGCGATGAGATGCGGGAGAACTTCTCGCTTACGCGTACGCCGAAAGGAATTGAAAAGGATCTGCCAGGAGTGCACTCCGATATCGGTGGAAGCTACCTGAGTGGGCCAGAAATCAAACAGGAAATTGAGACGGCCATGTTAAGAGGTACATTGGAGCGACTGCGCGATAGATTGATTGCCGACGGTTGGTATAAGCCCGGTGAATTGACTATTACCGATGGCTGGTACTGGGCATTGCGGGGTGAGAAACGTATGGTTCACAAAGAATATAGCTTTATACCGCTACATTTTATGGGACAGTTTGGTAAAGACAACAGTGCAGCGTTGGACCGCGGCAAAATGGAGGCTAAATATTCGATCAGCGGACATGCGCTACTGCAGAGCACAAAGTCCAAATTGAGTGCTTATGTCTTTAACGGCGCAGCTTATCCGTACGGTGGCAAACAGTTAACAAGTGCTAATTTGAATGAACTAAAAGCCCTGCGTTATGGTTATTTTCATCGATCGGCGCGTAGAGAAGGTATCGGAATGGATCCAAATAACAACTGGCAACGGGTGGAGTTAAAATAG
- a CDS encoding DUF2931 family protein, which yields MSEKKYIWSGALVAPREYPVEIYDGALISEDYTYRFGPIYGIIQQGWSVQSKGMGSPDEPVALPDELQMTWYAIQEEKFYTGKWKLDKQQLTTIWEEGAVDVRTQKKDDFKTFIVGLAPEGRLALWADGQRQVLLAMFQAHDTTITQETAHEDFEHFFRKEYRDAAYKPQKLYGDELYATLEGQGWPKPQLYMEYNKKYAWKFAVEGIKIGPKDYFFYQCFNGERDMPLNTDSANTNLPKAIPEHVYVKWADGDKKYGVADVKFKYEILKKAFEEFEPTEKIDLLFEIDPSANVLNTYLRSSSKKIKIVGYEPALVRVDN from the coding sequence ATGAGTGAAAAAAAATACATATGGAGTGGGGCACTTGTTGCGCCCAGAGAATACCCGGTGGAAATATATGATGGGGCTTTGATTAGTGAAGATTATACCTACCGTTTTGGTCCGATCTATGGAATTATACAGCAAGGCTGGAGCGTACAGTCTAAGGGGATGGGATCGCCGGATGAGCCTGTAGCGCTTCCGGACGAACTGCAGATGACCTGGTATGCTATTCAGGAGGAAAAATTCTATACTGGAAAATGGAAGCTGGATAAGCAGCAGCTTACCACCATCTGGGAAGAAGGAGCAGTAGACGTCCGCACACAAAAAAAAGATGACTTTAAGACCTTCATCGTTGGTCTCGCTCCTGAAGGTAGACTAGCTCTTTGGGCGGACGGGCAGCGGCAGGTATTGTTAGCCATGTTTCAGGCACATGACACCACCATAACACAAGAAACGGCACATGAGGATTTCGAACACTTCTTCAGGAAGGAATATCGCGACGCAGCCTATAAACCTCAAAAATTATATGGTGATGAACTGTATGCCACTTTGGAAGGCCAGGGTTGGCCAAAGCCACAGCTGTATATGGAGTACAATAAAAAATATGCATGGAAATTTGCTGTAGAGGGCATTAAAATAGGCCCTAAAGATTATTTTTTTTATCAGTGCTTCAATGGAGAAAGGGATATGCCTTTGAACACCGACAGTGCGAATACGAATCTGCCGAAAGCGATTCCGGAGCATGTATATGTAAAATGGGCAGATGGGGATAAAAAGTATGGGGTGGCTGACGTAAAATTTAAGTATGAGATCCTCAAAAAAGCATTTGAGGAATTTGAGCCGACAGAAAAGATCGACTTGCTGTTTGAGATAGATCCTTCTGCCAATGTATTGAATACCTATTTGCGCTCATCTTCCAAAAAGATAAAAATTGTGGGCTACGAACCGGCATTGGTCCGGGTCGATAATTAG
- a CDS encoding type VI secretion system Vgr family protein, whose product MYFDKPKLLIEMHIDGKEVSHFLSFNIRQRFNAHHEFELRIEHGKLGIPGLINLQDSRAYVGRTLAISFGYAQGNMQNFSGIITEVSLTQNHGYQGVLQIKGYSPTILIDRGKDLGSYYGKSLGDIVKLATQDVVQNDLHMHVNPSRSEPIDYLIQYRESDFEFLNRLSAEYLEWFYYDGERLHFGKPSDLPTGKVTYGREVSRLDYGIQIRPVNHRRFSYLPQHDQLLESTSNVKSDGHPDQVFAMQRASETFSKVFSQPLDIRVDTQGELQRIVQHQEEANVGQLLQVSCDSDSPAIRLGAQIEIETSLRQDLSFVTDTLGKFLITEVEHHFDDVGRYTNRFNGILASTERIPVREYIRPQPDMQMADVVDNNDPSGQGRIRVRFKWQCANNDETEWLRIITPNAGTGDRGVNRGFLSIPEIGDHVIVAFEEGSVARPVVMGSLYNQSTADSTPQIQNHLKSITTRSGHLIEFDDSQSTQGIKITDIKGNIVHIDSQGSNVTITALENMTLNCKNMQINVTENMDVQVGNDQSTAVGNNQTVSVSKDIATTAGNNYSLTATGDISEDSDNRTEIASKDFNRQSETSNELASEMTIFSNKENMTLQSGKTIEINSVEKSKLF is encoded by the coding sequence ATGTATTTTGATAAGCCAAAATTATTGATTGAGATGCATATTGACGGAAAGGAAGTGTCGCATTTCCTTTCGTTCAATATTCGTCAGCGTTTTAATGCCCACCACGAGTTTGAACTCCGAATAGAGCACGGTAAACTCGGTATTCCGGGGTTGATTAATTTACAGGATAGCCGCGCTTATGTAGGGCGTACACTGGCGATTTCTTTTGGCTATGCGCAGGGAAACATGCAAAATTTTTCGGGCATCATTACCGAAGTCTCCTTGACGCAAAACCATGGTTACCAAGGGGTGTTGCAAATTAAAGGCTACAGTCCTACCATATTGATCGATCGTGGCAAAGACCTGGGGTCTTATTATGGAAAATCGCTCGGCGATATTGTCAAGCTGGCAACCCAGGATGTCGTACAGAACGATCTACATATGCATGTTAACCCGAGTCGATCTGAACCGATTGATTACCTGATCCAATACCGTGAAAGCGATTTTGAATTTCTCAACCGCCTATCTGCAGAGTACCTCGAATGGTTTTACTACGATGGTGAGCGCCTTCATTTTGGCAAACCATCGGACTTGCCCACTGGAAAGGTGACCTATGGACGTGAGGTGAGCCGGCTTGATTATGGTATACAGATCCGCCCTGTAAACCACCGCCGCTTTAGCTATTTGCCGCAGCATGACCAGTTGTTGGAAAGTACGAGCAACGTCAAATCGGATGGTCATCCGGATCAGGTTTTTGCCATGCAGCGGGCTTCCGAAACCTTTAGTAAAGTGTTTAGTCAACCCCTGGACATCCGTGTGGATACACAGGGTGAACTGCAGCGTATCGTGCAACATCAGGAAGAGGCCAATGTAGGGCAGCTGCTCCAGGTGTCGTGCGACAGTGATTCACCGGCTATCCGTCTTGGTGCGCAGATAGAAATTGAGACAAGCCTGCGTCAGGACCTGAGCTTTGTAACCGATACCCTCGGTAAATTCCTGATTACCGAAGTGGAACACCACTTTGATGATGTGGGCCGCTATACCAATCGGTTTAATGGCATTTTAGCGAGTACAGAACGTATACCGGTGCGCGAATATATACGGCCACAGCCAGATATGCAGATGGCAGATGTCGTGGACAACAACGACCCCAGTGGTCAGGGAAGGATACGGGTGCGTTTCAAGTGGCAGTGTGCCAATAATGACGAAACAGAATGGTTGCGCATCATCACCCCAAATGCAGGTACGGGTGACCGGGGTGTCAATAGGGGGTTCCTTTCGATACCCGAAATTGGTGATCACGTCATTGTGGCTTTTGAAGAGGGCAGCGTAGCACGGCCCGTGGTAATGGGGAGCTTATACAACCAGAGCACGGCCGATAGTACACCGCAGATTCAGAACCACCTTAAGAGCATCACTACGCGGTCGGGTCATCTGATCGAGTTTGACGATAGCCAGTCTACACAGGGTATTAAGATAACGGATATTAAAGGAAATATTGTTCATATCGATAGCCAGGGTAGCAATGTAACGATCACCGCACTGGAAAATATGACGTTGAACTGTAAGAATATGCAGATTAACGTCACTGAAAATATGGATGTGCAGGTAGGTAATGACCAAAGTACGGCTGTTGGCAACAATCAGACCGTATCTGTGTCTAAAGATATCGCAACTACTGCAGGCAATAACTATTCGCTCACCGCTACCGGAGATATTAGTGAAGATTCGGACAATCGTACCGAGATTGCCAGCAAAGATTTTAATCGACAATCCGAAACATCAAACGAGCTGGCATCGGAAATGACGATCTTTAGCAATAAGGAAAACATGACCTTGCAGAGCGGAAAAACAATTGAGATAAACAGTGTCGAGAAATCTAAACTTTTTTAG
- the tssD gene encoding type VI secretion system tube protein TssD encodes MSFKTRLTLGSKEYDVIQCRFSLHRDVDSKGRPSSSVYGGTITVEVESTEDTSVIEAMVNNQYKTVNGKITFKKSEEDATMKELKFQDAYIIQYNEGISVTNDKPMTLSLVLSSRVLEMQNASLENDWPKA; translated from the coding sequence ATGTCATTTAAAACAAGATTAACATTAGGAAGTAAAGAATACGATGTGATCCAGTGCAGGTTTTCCCTGCACCGTGATGTGGACTCTAAAGGACGTCCGTCATCGTCTGTATATGGCGGTACAATTACGGTTGAGGTCGAATCGACCGAAGATACCTCGGTCATTGAAGCGATGGTAAACAATCAGTATAAAACTGTAAACGGCAAGATCACGTTTAAAAAGAGTGAGGAAGATGCGACTATGAAAGAACTCAAATTTCAGGACGCCTATATCATCCAATACAATGAAGGAATTTCGGTCACCAACGATAAACCCATGACACTATCCCTGGTACTGTCATCGCGGGTACTGGAAATGCAAAATGCATCACTGGAAAATGATTGGCCTAAGGCTTAA
- the tssD gene encoding type VI secretion system tube protein TssD → MAFKARLQFSGNEYDVLNADYSFTRDVDSKGRPSSSVYGGTINVEVESTEDTSVIEAMVNNQYKPIAGTLLIKKPDEDAKMKEIRFEDGYIIRYEEGINIVGSHAMTYKFVISARSISIGEATSEQDWPKA, encoded by the coding sequence ATGGCTTTCAAAGCAAGACTTCAGTTTTCAGGCAACGAATATGACGTGCTGAATGCTGACTACTCCTTCACCCGCGACGTCGATTCAAAGGGACGTCCTTCATCTTCAGTTTATGGTGGTACAATCAATGTCGAAGTAGAATCTACAGAAGATACTTCCGTCATCGAAGCTATGGTCAACAACCAATACAAGCCTATTGCAGGTACATTGCTGATCAAAAAACCAGACGAAGATGCCAAAATGAAAGAAATCAGATTTGAAGATGGTTACATTATTCGCTACGAGGAAGGAATCAACATAGTAGGATCGCATGCAATGACCTACAAATTTGTGATTTCTGCGCGCTCCATCAGCATTGGTGAAGCGACAAGCGAACAAGACTGGCCAAAAGCGTAA